The following are encoded in a window of Phaeodactylum tricornutum CCAP 1055/1 chromosome 29, whole genome shotgun sequence genomic DNA:
- a CDS encoding probable cell surface glycoprotein (Homologous to a Chlamydomonas protein involved in cell wall regeneration. This gene is highly expressed under conditions of nitrogen limitation - especially while growing on urea as a sole N source.) encodes MKTSFALLSLFYPLLVLGIAQAQSAVSQQPDKLNNGVPSVLDVAGRRLKKGGSSYHGEGKGGTASSSADSKGKGGKGASGSTKSTKSSKSRKSAKDPKSEKHPKATNAPAPVGTPVVAPVVAPIPSPVVAPVVAPIPSPVVTPVIAPVLSPTVPTMEVVGVEYNIAVGDTMGTDMMDLLTEIETDLVDAMDTLAPEIVAEILAPGGRYLKANVLALRNERRLNAVVQLPTAIDSLMMMECADFVAGDGVLCFDVVHNITLIISGDTVPEVFAGLFEADMDTAIEEDRLQDELIEINPNSTVIVFPSPVDAPVDAPTDAPTPLEPTPAEPTPAEPTPAEPTPAEPTPAEPTPAEPTPAEPTPAEPTPAEPTPAEPTPAEPTPAEPTPAEPTPAEPTPAEPTPAEPTPAEPTPAEPTPAEPTPSGSSEAPSSAPSGSSEAPSSAPSGSSEAPSSAPSGSSEAPSSAPSGSSEAPSSAPSGSSEAPSSAPSDSSEAPSSAPSGSSEAPSSAPSDSSEAPSSAPSGSSEAPSSAPSDSSEAPSSAPSGSSEAPSSAPSGSSEAPSSAPSDSSEAPSSAPSDSSEAPSSAPSGSSEAPSSAPSDSSEAPSSAPSDSSEAPSSAPDGLD; translated from the exons ATGAAGACTTCGTTTGCCCTCCTTTCTCTCTTCTACCCTTTGCTGGTGCTTGGTATTGCCCAGGCGCAGTCTGCTGTCTCGCAACAGCCTGACAAGTTG AACAATGGTGTCCCATCCGTCCTTGATGTTGCTGGTCGCCGCCTCAAGAAGGGAGGCTCCAGCTATCATGGTGAAGGCAAAGGCGGCACAGCTTCGTCCAGCGCGGACAGCAAGGGCAAGGGCGGCAAAGGTGCTTCCGGCTCTACGAAAAGCACCAAGTCCTCCAAGTCTCGCAAGTCTGcgaaggatcccaaatcAGAAAAGCACCCCAAAGCCACCAACGCACCTGCTCCGGTTGGAACTCCCGTAGTCGCCCCTGTTGTGGCCCCCATCCCATCTCCCGTGGTCGCCCCTGTTGTGGCACCCATTCCATCTCCTGTTGTCACCCCCGTTATCGCTCCC GTCCTATCTCCCACCGTTCCTACTATGGAGGTTGTGGGTGTGGAATACAACATCGCGGTGGGAGACACCATGGGGACTGACATGATGGACCTCCTAACAGAGATCGAAACGGATCTGGTTGATGCCATGGATACCTTGGCGCCTGAAATTGTCGCAGAGATTCTTGCCCCCGGTGGACGTTACTTGAAGGCTAATGTTTTGGCCCTTCGAAATGAGCGCCGTCTGAATGCTGTAGTGCAGTTGCCGACTGCCATTGATTCCTTAATGATGATGG AGTGCGCTGATTTTGTGGCTGGCGACGGTGTGCTTTGCTTTGACGTTGTTCACAACATTACTCTAATTATCAGCGGTGACACTGTACCGGAGGTATTTGCGGGGCTGTTTGAAGCAGACATGGACACCGCGATTGAAGAAGATCGGCTACAAGACGAATTGATTGAGATCAATCCTAACTCTACGGTGATTGTCTTTCCCTCTCCCGTGGATGCTCCTGTCGATGCACCGACGGATGCTCCTACACCCCTCGAGCCCACGccggcggaaccgaccccAGCGGAGCCCACGccggcggaaccgaccccAGCGGAGCCCACGccggcggaaccgacccctgcgGAGCCCACGccggcggaaccgacccctgcgGAGCCCACGccggcggaaccgacccctgcgGAGCCCACTccggcggaaccgaccccAGCGGAGCCCACGccggcggaaccgacccctgcgGAGCCCACGccggcggaaccgacccctgcCGAGCCCACGccggcggaaccgacccctgcCGAGCCCACTccggcggaaccgaccccatcaggctcgtcggaagccccgtctagcgctccttcaggctcgtcggaagccccGTCTAGTGCTCCTTCaggctcgtcggaagccccGTCTAGTGCTCCTTCaggctcgtcggaagccccGTCTAGCGCTCCTTCAGGCTCGTCGGAGGCCCCTTCTAGCGCTCCTTCaggctcgtcggaagccccttctagcgctccttcagactcgtcggaagcccctTCTAGCGCCCCTTCaggctcgtcggaagccccttctagcgctccttcagactcgtcggaagccccttctagcgctccttcaggctcgtcggaagccccttctagcgctccttcagactcgtcggaagccccttctagcgctccttcaggctcgtcggaagccccttctagcgctccttcaggctcgtcggaagccccttctagcgctccttcagactcgtcggaagccccttctagcgctccttcagactcgtcggaagccccttctagcgctccttcaggctcgtcggaagccccttctagcgctccttcagactcgtcggaagccccttctagcgctccttcagactcgtcggaagcccctTCTAGCGCTCCTGATGGCTTGGATTAA
- a CDS encoding predicted protein, with the protein MATGGMSLSKEFFELLKAIGESKSKQEEDRIVQKEVTRLKSKLENTPGNPYHSNTLLTSKKRAKEFLVRLLYVEMLGHDGSFGYIKAVEMAASASLFHKRTGYLVCGACLPPSHEFRFMLVNQMQRDLQSTNVLECSGGLLACTNLITADMVPAVANEVSKLLQHDSATIRKKAILCLHRCHQLADDVVTSESLHESLRKLVCDKDPSVMGSSLNVIEALSLTNTAPFKDLVPSLVSILKQICEHRLPSEFDYHRVPAPWMQLKLVRILGLLGKADMPASKGMYEILHETLRKADTGINAGYAIVYECVITIIAIYPNANLLDAAAEAIARFMQSRSHNLKYLGVTGLAMIVEQHPQYAAQHQLAVMDCLEDDDETLQRKTLDLLYRMTNVVNVEFIAEKLVEFLRHTTDLFLKQTLTTRVCSIAERYAPNNAWYIRTITSLLEVSGDMV; encoded by the coding sequence ATGGCGACGGGGGGTATGAGTCTCTCCAAAGAATTCTTCGAACTCCTCAAGGCCATCGGCGAGTCCAAATCCAAGCAGGAAGAAGACCGGATCGTTCAGAAAGAAGTGACGCGCTTGAAGAGCAAACTCGAAAACACACCGGGGAATCCTTACCACTCCAATACGTTGCTCACCAGCAAGAAGCGCGCCAAGGAGTTCCTGGTGCGACTTTTGTACGTGGAAATGCTCGGTCACGACGGATCCTTTGGATACATCAAGGCCGTCGAAATGGCCGCCTCGGCCTCGCTTTTTCACAAGCGTACCGGCTATTTGGTCTGTGGCGCCTGTCTCCCGCCCTCGCACGAATTCCGTTTCATGCTCGTCAACCAAATGCAACGCGATCTACAGTCCACCAACGTACTTGAATGCAGCGGTGGTCTCCTCGCCTGTACCAACCTTATTACGGCTGATATGGTCCCCGCCGTCGCCAACGAAGTTAGTAAACTGCTGCAGCACGATTCAGCGACCATTCGCAAAAAGGCGATTCTCTGTCTGCATCGATGTCACCAACTCGCGGATGACGTTGTTACCAGCGAATCTCTGCACGAATCGCTACGGAAACTTGTTTGTGATAAGGACCCTTCCGTGATGGGGAGTTCGCTGAATGTCATTGAGGCCTTGTCTCTCACGAATACCGCGCCTTTCAAAGACCTGGTCCCCTCCCTCGTTTCCATTCTCAAACAGATTTGTGAACACCGGTTGCCTTCCGAGTTTGACTACCACCGTGTCCCGGCGCCGTGGATGCAACTTAAACTCGTACGCATTCTGGGTCTCCTCGGCAAGGCCGACATGCCCGCGAGCAAGGGGATGTACGAAATTCTACACGAAACGCTGCGCAAGGCCGATACCGGGATCAATGCGGGATACGCGATTGTTTACGAATGCGTTATTACCATTATTGCCATTTATCCCAACGCCAACCTGTTGGACGCCGCAGCCGAAGCCATTGCTCGCTTCATGCAGTCTCGATCGCACAATCTCAAGTACCTAGGAGTTACCGGATTAGCCATGATTGTGGAACAGCATCCACAGTACGCGGCGCAGCATCAGTTGGCCGTGATGGATTGcttggaagatgacgacgaaacgcTACAGCGAAAGACGCTCGATCTATTGTACCGCATGACGAACGTAGTTAATGTGGAATTTATCGCCGAAAAGCTGGTGGAATTCTTACGCCACACGACCGATTTATTCCTCAAACAGACCTTGACGACCCGTGTTTGTTCCATTGCCGAGCGCTACGCCCCCAACAACGCCTGGTATATTCGTACCATTACCTCTCTGTTGGAAGTATCTGGAGACATGGTT
- a CDS encoding predicted protein, translated as MLSNGSHQNVSASGDTSVPGQGWSNGALAPQLFPVTQQGRLQLYGSQRRWIGLQSGWTRIGAGQTELDAVHSRSQGTGILDRNDAEQAQAARSLIAQLCETFYRQGWATGTGGGVSIRVGGPSQNRPWRVFVAPSGIQKEDMIGDDVFELDMDRKVIVPPRTPNLRQSACTPLWYVVYKYRPTATCVIHTHSMHAQMATLLDPTETAQTLNVTHLEMLKGVGNHAYDDVLEIPIIDNRPSEDQLATQLQAAIQAYPKSNAVLVRRHGLYVWGDSWEQAKTQCESFDYLFQSAVQMKAMGIDSGLKPLQGTYREGEDKEDLVEKTILLLDIEGCTTSISFVKDRLFPYVRERLDSYLKGHVAASDKYQQLAKALAGEADAHSDSPVAGTIRQDVAGMVRYMMDRDFKSATLKALQGDIWKTGYARGELKGHIYSDFVPTCQWMQRHGVRVYIYSSGSVAAQKLLFGNSTEGDLLPYLSGHFDIPTAGPKKEAGSYTAIAQTLQVAPSAIVFCSDAEAELVAAREAGIGYPVMSVRPGNVPLSAEGRELPAIYSLLQLCGE; from the exons ATGCTTTCGAACGGCTCGCACCAGAACGTTTCCGCCTCTGGCGATACGTCAGTACCCGGCCAAGGTTGGTCCAACGGAGCCTTGGCACCGCAACTTTTTCCCGTCACGCAGCAAGGCCGACTGCAGTTGTACGGGTCACAACGTCGCTGGATTGGCCTTCAATCGGGCTGGACTCGGATCGGGGCGGGACAGACGGAACTTGACGCTGTTCACTCGCGTTCGCAAGGTACGGGAATCCTGGATAGGAACGACGCGGAACAAGCCCAAGCCGCACGTAGCTTGATTGCGCAGTTGTGTGAGACCTTCTACAGACAGGGATGGGCGACAGGAACAGGTGGGGGTGTTTCTATTCGAGTGGGAGGTCCATCGCAGAATCGCCCTTGGAGAGTGTTTGTGGCCCCCTCGGGGATTCAAAAGGAAGATATGATTGGTGACGACGTCTTTGAACTGGATATGGATCGGAAAGTTATCGTTCCCCCGAGGACGCCGAATCTAAGACAGTCGGCCTGCACCCCGCTCTGGTACGTGGTCTACAAGTATAGACCAACCGCAACTTGCGTCATTCACACTCATTCAATGCACGCGCAAATGGCTACCTTGTTGGATCCGACCGAAACCGCTCAAACTCTTAACGTTACCCACCTGGAAATGCTCAAAGGCGTCGGCAACCACGCCTACGACGACGTTCTCGAGATCCCCATCATCGACAATCGTCCCTCGGAAGACCAACTGGCCACGCAGCTGCAAGCCGCCATTCAGGCGTACCCTAAGAGCAACGCGGTACTCGTGCGTCGTCACGGTCTCTACGTTTGGGGCGATAGCTGGGAGCAGGCCAAAACGCAATGCGAAAGTTTTGATTATCTCTTCCAATCGGCCGTGCAAATGAAAGCCATGGGCATTGATTCCGGACTTAAACCATTGCAAGGGACGTATCGCGAAGGCGAGGACAAGGAGGACCTCGTCGAAAAGACT ATTTTACTACTGGACATTGAAGGATGTACCACAAGTATTTCCTTTGTCAAGGACCGACTGTTTCCGTACGTCCGGGAGCGTTTGGACTCTTATCTGAAAGGGCACGTGGCCGCAAGCGACAAATATCAGCAGTTGGCTAAAGCGTTGGCCGGCGAAGCGGATGCCCACAGCGACTCGCCTGTTGCGGGTACGATTCGACAAGACGTCGCTGGGATGGTACGATACATGATGGATCGAGACTTCAAATCTGCTACACTCAAAGCGCTTCAGGGGGACATTTGGAAGACTGGATACGCTCGCGGTGAGCTGAAGGGACACATATACAGCGACTTTGTTCCTACTTGTCAATGGATGCAACGACACGGCGTCCGTGTCTACATTTATTCTTCTGGGTCGGTGGCTGCTCAAAAGCTTTTGTTTGGCAACTCGACCGAAGGCGACTTGTTGCCGTATTTGTCCGGGCACTTTGACATTCCCACAGCTGGTCCTAAAAAGGAAGCAGGGTCGTACACAGCCATTGCTCAAACGCTCCAAGTCGCACCTTCCGCCATTGTGTTTTGCAGTGACGCAGAAGCCGAGCTCGTTGCCGCACGGGAAGCGGGCATTGGTTATCCTGTCATGAGTGTTCGGCCCGGCAATGTTCCGCTATCGGCCGAGGGACGAGAGCTTCCAGCAATCTACTCGCTTCTGCAACTTTGTGGAGAGTGA
- a CDS encoding predicted protein, with amino-acid sequence MGNTASEPDEDDPSATDPFDGVDTLGYRVLGVQPDSPASQAGLVSFLDFLVGAQGRMLLGSGEDLADGEEYDDIDLPALLKEYQNKELELLVWNIKSQQERLICLTPRDDWGGAGLLGVTIRLDNYAGAEDRLIRVLTVEPQSPAAVAGLVPYQDFLLGTTHQTLETTTQLADLLQTNVDQVVEFYVYNVDSDLVRLVALLPTRAWGGGGLLGAQVGVGYLHRLPHAVRTTPGASVARKVRYVGVAPGGRAGTPRLPRPVLVMEPQLEMEAHDGEPEDDDEDSDHSDNVEEVFPPRRTPAPSNEQTALEPLPLSNATKVSADTPGNQGGTLASAAASVFAAPPVHTSMPPAPQAEPYENHGLVAPKESTARSASNSGVFDALPPPPQRTAYRN; translated from the exons ATGGGCAACACGGCGTCggaacccgacgaggacgatccgTCCGCCACGGATCCTTTTGACGGCGTGGATACCTTGGGCTACCGCGTGCTGGGCGTGCAGCCCGACAGTCCCGCATCGCAAGCCGGTTTAGTCTCCTTTCTCGACTTTTTGGTCGGCGCCCAAGGCCGCATGCTGCTGGGATCGGGCGAAGACCTCGCCGACGGCGAGGAGTACGACGATATTGATCTACCGGCGTTACTCAAGGAATACCAAAACAAGGAACTGGAATTGC TGGTATGGAATATTAAATCCCAGCAAGAACGGTTAATATGCTTGACACCACGAGACGATTGGGGCGGCGCTGGTCTCCTGGGGGTCACGATTCGACTCGACAATTACGCGGGGGCCGAAGACCGATTGATTCGCGTACTCACGGTCGAACCCCAATCTCCCGCCGCCGTGGCTGGACTCGTCCCCTACCAAGACTTTCTCCTCGGCACCACGCACCAAACTTTGGAAACTACCACACAACTCGCGGATCTCCTACAAACCAACGTGGATCAAGTGGTGGAATTCTACGTCTACAACGTGGACTCCGACTTGGTACGTTTGGTCGCCCTCCTCCCGACTCGGGCCTGGGGTGGTGGTGGACTCTTGGGCGCCCAAGTCGGCGTCGGCTACCTGCATCGTCTTCCACACGCGGTCCGTACCACGCCCGGCGCCAGTGTCGCCCGCAAAGTACGGTACGTCGGCGTGGCGCCCGGAGGTCGCGCGGGAACGCCGCGATTACCCCGACCCGTCCTCGTCATGGAACCGCAACTCGAAATGGAAGCTCACGATGGGGAAcctgaagacgacgatgaagacagTGACCACAGCGATAATGTGGAAGAAGTATTTCCTCCACGACGAACGCCCGCACCGAGCAACGAACAAACGGCCTTGGAACCATTGCCGCTTTCGAATGCCACCAAAGTGTCGGCCGACACTCCCGGTAACCAAGGTGGGACTCTAGCGTCCGCCGCTGCTAGTGTCTTTGCCGCCCCGCCCGTACATACCAGTATGCCTCCAGCACCGCAAGCCGAACCCTATGAGAATCATGGTCTCGTTGCACCGAAAGAGTCAACGGCTCGCTCCGCGTCTAACTCCGGCGTGTTCGACGCTTTGCCTCCGCCACCGCAAAGGACCGCCTACCGGAACTGA
- a CDS encoding predicted protein has product MSSASDPQGWVTNPPSVLVKVRDITAKPHLNGELGVVVGYLPDRTRYVVVTCRQQEQLSLKPENLHKANFLEQAKGQYQLLTNDPRVRRQLQQVYHRVQTKLPAPLQPEHVAVVLLLLILASGYFLGVSKTLMIVSLLLGLATLAGPEIAAGKSWEQIGRDLPRRATSTLQDTIRQSVPYVGPKLADTPYVVPALLGILLAGTVKVLLLPAQPRVPLETAATALRTEPGAPRRGGALPDAEELYKLGFDDATSNLAFGTSLSPPSVVPDDFLVNDDYSDMPSLTTNTRVSPWNWSTLMSVFYLGRTVYALGWDPVQGAWSWGRAKANLVTQPTYQSAFLALSVYRVVSAIAASR; this is encoded by the coding sequence ATGTCGTCTGCTTCCGATCCACAAGGCTGGGTGACGAATCCACCATCCGTGCTCGTCAAGGTACGAGATATTACCGCCAAACCCCACTTGAACGGCGAGCTCGGGGTCGTCGTCGGCTACCTTCCGGACCGCACGCGCTACGTCGTCGTCACCTGTCGCCAGCAGGAACAGCTGTCGCTCAAGCCGGAGAATCTTCACAAGGCCAACTTCCTCGAACAAGCCAAAGGACAATACCAGCTCCTCACGAATGATCCTCGTGTGCGACGACAATTGCAGCAAGTTTATCATCGCGTACAGACAAAACTGCCGGCCCCGTTGCAACCGGAACACGTTGCGGTCGTCTTGCTCCTCCTTATTCTAGCCAGCGGATACTTTCTGGGTGTCAGCAAAACACTCATGATCGTCTCTCTTTTACTCGGCCTAGCCACTCTGGCGGGTCCGGAAATTGCGGCGGGCAAGAGTTGGGAACAAATTGGGCGGGACTTGCCGCGTAGGGCCACGAGCACCTTGCAAGACACCATCCGACAGAGCGTTCCCTACGTCGGACCCAAGTTGGCCGATACGCCTTACGTCGTCCCCGCACTTCTCGGTATCCTGCTCGCCGGGACCGTCAAGGTGTTACTTCTACCGGCTCAACCCCGCGTGCCCTTGGAGACGGCGGCCACGGCGTTGCGGACGGAACCCGGGGCGCCCAGGCGTGGCGGGGCCCTACCGGACGCGGAAGAACTCTACAAGCTAGGGTTCGACGACGCCACCAGTAATTTGGCCTTTGGGACGTCGTTGTCACCCCCATCCGTGGTGCCGGACGACTTTCTCGTCAACGATGACTACAGCGATATGCCGTCCTTGACGACGAATACGCGGGTATCCCCGTGGAACTGGAGTACGCTCATGAGTGTTTTCTATCTCGGACGGACCGTGTATGCCTTGGGCTGGGATCCGGTACAGGGCGCATGGAGTTGGGGACGTGCCAAGGCCAATTTGGTGACCCAGCCTACCTATCAATCCGCCTTTTTGGCCTTGTCCGTCTATCGGGTTGTCAGTGCCATAGCGGCTTCGCGGTAA
- a CDS encoding predicted protein — MRGLRVEDALLYLDDVKREFRGRPHVYNEFLGIMKNFKSQEVDTPGVIARVSKLFRGYNKLILGFNTFLPEGYKISLADLEQNQNQTVEFDHAISYVTTIKKRFVHDPSTYHQFLEILHTYQKEQRGIKEVLEQVAHLFQDHPDLLKEFTFFLPDAVQEQAKERLHRAAAESETRLAAQRQQQLEQYHVDTNVKSPANAVNRQPKFIDMTHASQAAALAPGPEPQRKHPLEGAPPASAMADQSESYVYNAAVERQFFDAAREAMSFSRDGGQAWAEFLKCLDMYAQEILTRTEMLTFVEQILGKRNAKLLEEFKRILVSAGSPDGPAPLLEDSWYSVPLSEIDFSRCRRCTPSYRALPRDYPAPPCGDRSDEEAKVLNDIWVSLPVGSEESYTFRHMRRNTYEETLFRVEDERF, encoded by the exons ATGCGAGGCTTGCGTGTGGAAGATGCTTTATTGTATCTAGATGACGTCAAGCGTGAGTTTAGAGGTCGTCCACACGTCTACAATGAGTTCCTGGGGATCATGAAGAACTTCAAATCGCAAGAAGTCGATACGCCTGGAGTCATTGCGCGGGTTTCCAAGCTGTTTCGGGGATATAACAAGCTTATTCTGGGTTTTAACACTTTTTTGCCGGAAGGGTATAAAATCTCGTTGGCAGATCTGGAGC AAAATCAGAACCAAACGGTGGAATTCGATCACGCGATTTCCTACGTCACAACAATCAAGAAGCGGTTCGTCCACGATCCTAGTACGTATCACCAGTTTTTGGAGATCCTCCATACCTATCAGAAGGAGCAACGGGGCATCAAGGAAGTCTTAGAACAAGTTGCCCATCTGTTTCAAGATCATCCGGATTTGCTCAAGGAATTTACTTTTTTCTTGCCCGATGCCGTTCAAGAGCAAGCCAAGGAACGCCTGCATCGCGCTGCGGCGGAGTCGGAAACGCGACTCGCCGCTCAACGCCAGCAGCAATTGGAACAATATCACGTTGATACTAATGTCAAGAGTCCCGCGAATGCCGTCAATCGCCAGCCCAAATTTATCGACATGACACACGCCAGTCAGGCCGCTGCTCTGGCTCCAGGCCCGGAACCACAGCGTAAGCATCCTTTAGAAGGGGCGCCCCCGGCCTCGGCTATGGCCGATCAAAGCGAATCGTACGTTTACAATGCTGCTGTCGAACGCCAGTTCTTTGACGCTGCACGTGAAGCCATGTCATTCAGTAGGGACGGCGGACAGGCCTGGGCCGAGTTTCTCAAGTGTCTCGATATGTACGCCCAAGAGATTTTGACGCGAACGGAGATGTTGACATTCGTGGAGCAAATTCTGGGCAAGCGGAACGCGAAGTTGTTGGAAGAGTTCAAGCGCATACTGGTGTCGGCTGGATCTCCTGATGGCCCCGCTCCTTTGCTGGAAGATTCGTGGTATTCTGTACCGTTGTCTGAGATTGACTTTTCTCGATGCCGTCGCTGCACTCCGTCGTATCGTGCGCTGCCTCGTGATTACCCTGCACCACCTTGTGGTGATCGAAGCGACGAGGAGGCAAAGGTTTTGAATGACATCTGGGTCTCTTTACCGGTCGGCAGTGAGGAAAGCTATACATTTCGACACATGCGCCGTAACACGTATGAAGAGACGCTCTTTCGAGTTGAGGACGAACGGTTT
- a CDS encoding predicted protein → MIQFPFFSTLLLFSATTALTVLPSESGFRPETSISRRVVLATLLGTAAATPFAAQVAHAADDEAVYFGAGCFWHMQHEFIQAERDLLGRDLDTQLSATAGYAGGTKTDGQGRVCYHNFQNVADYGRLGHGEVVGLTLPSDKIAEFGKVYFSLLDPKTKDRVDPMDRGAEYRSLLGLPGGTSHPAYPGIQEAAEAAGVTLKRGQGNDGDTLGKKLVWVYDTQTFPFYQAEVYHQYHNDFQSAPYGKAYNQMGSQAFEDGRLKLTGCPDRV, encoded by the exons ATGATCCAATTTCCTTTCTTCTCCACGCTTCTGCTTTTCTCCGCCACGACGGCCTTGACCGTTCTACCGTCTGAGTCTGGTTTCCGTCCAGAAACTTCCATTTCACGGCGCGTCGTATTGGCGACCCTGCTTGGAACTGCCGCGGCGACCCCGTTTGCGGCGCAAGTCGCCCACGccgcggacgacgaagcggtGTACTTTGGCGCCGGCTGCTTTTGGCACATGCAGCACGAATTCATCCAGGCCGAACGGGATCTGTTAGGCCGGGACCTCGATACTCAGCTCTCCGCCACGGCGGGCTACGCCGGTGGGACCAAGACGGATGGACAAGGACGTGTGTGCTACCACAATTTTCAGAACGTGGCCGATTACGGACGACTCGGACACGGAGAAGTGGTCGGATTGACCTTGCCATCGGACAAAATTGCCGAATTTGGGAAAGTCTACTTTTCCTTGCTGGATCCGAAGACAAAAG ACCGCGTCGATCCCATGGACCGGGGAGCGGAATACCGTTCACTTTTGGGTTTGCCGGGTGGCACGTCTCACCCGGCTTATCCCGGCATTCAAGAGGCTGCCGAAGCCGCCGGCGTCACTTTGAAACGAGGCCAAGGCAACGATGGTGATACGCTCGGTAAGAAGCTCGTCTGGGTCTACGATACGCAGACTTTTCCATTCTACCAGGCCGAGGTGTATCACCAATATCACAACGATTTTCAAAGTGCCCCGTACGGCAAAGCCTACAACCAAATGGGAAGCCAAGCCTTTGAGGACGGTCGTTTGAAGTTGACGGGTTGCCCGGATCGGGTGTAG
- a CDS encoding predicted protein, whose product MLAAEEENDNEVRRIDQQNINKFARLNARLHEVRAERANLQKQLERLDDASTELMMGSGDTVWMMLGEAFLATSEDDATEFCEGQVEKMQSRVERLKGEETTIVDEQAELKKILYGRFGKSINLEDS is encoded by the exons ATGCTCgctgccgaagaagaaaacgacaacgaaGTCCGGAGGATTGACCAACAGAACATCAATAAGTTTGCTCGACTGAATGCCCGTCTTCACGAAGTACGCGCTGAACGAGCCAACCTCCAG AAACAATTGGAGCGTTTGGACGACGCCAGCACAGAATTAATGATGGGGTCGGGAGATACCGTGTGGATGATGCTGGGAGAGGCCTTCCTCGCCACCTCGGAGGACGACGCGACCGAGTTTTGCGAAGGCCAGGTGGAAAAGATGCAATCGAGGGTGGAACGGCTCAAGGGGGAAGAAACGACCATTGTGGACGAGCAAGCGGAACTCAAGAAGATATTGTACGGACGATTCGGCAAGTCCATTAATCTAGAAGATTCGTAG
- the GLRX1 gene encoding glutaredoxin (Glutaredoxin, probably cytosolic; probably glutaredoxin) gives MSQQARTFIQDEIQSHDIVVFSKSYCPYCTTTKDLLRQKLPGVDVAVYELDRRPDGKTLQDELLTMTGQRTVPNVYVKGQHVGGNDDTQAAFRAGRLHQLLGLKQ, from the exons ATGAGCCAACAAGCCCGTACTTTCATCCAAGACGAAATCCAGTCGCACGACATTGTCGTCTTTAGCAAGTCCTACTGTC CGTACTGCACTACGACAAAGGATCTGTTGCGACAGAAGCTTCCGGGCGTGGACGTGGCCGTATACGAATTGGATCGACGTCCCGACGGTAAAACCTTGCAGGACGAGTTGTTGACGATGACGGGTCAACGCACGGTGCCGAACGTGTACGTCAAGGGACAGCACGTGGGAGGCAACGACGATACGCAGGCCGCCTTTCGGGCCGGACGTCTGCACCAACTTTTGGGACTGAAACAGTAA